In Thermorudis peleae, a genomic segment contains:
- a CDS encoding nicotinate phosphoribosyltransferase, translating into MSPTPLELTLSTDLYELTMAASYVALGLHDQAVFSLSVRSLPSNRPFLVVAGIQEAIERVATLTFPPEAIAYLQTLPNLPSDFVRQLEHFRFTGDIWAVTEGTVVFPNEPILEVHAPIEQAQLLETLLLNAIHYPSLVATKAARCRLVAPNKTLIDFGLRRTPSIDAGLAAARAAYLAGFAGTSNVLAGQRYGIPVSGTVAHSFIEAFPSELEAFRAFAQTYPGNPILLIDTYDTVRGAQHAILVAQELRAQGRRLAAVRLDSGDLLALSRQVRRMLDEAGFPDVQIFASGGLDEYEIAALLSAGAPIDGFGVGSRLGTSADAPLVDMAYKLVEYAGHPTLKLSTGKQSLVGPKQVWRQIGPDGRYQRDRVTLREERAPGPDWQPLLHCVMRGGEPMPFPSLDELRTAHATEMARLPDSLRSLDASTSHYPVEYSPLLQERQAAAIAHIRAREGLEVDGGQAE; encoded by the coding sequence ATGAGCCCCACACCGCTCGAACTAACGCTTTCGACCGACCTCTATGAGTTGACGATGGCCGCAAGTTACGTGGCCCTTGGTTTACACGACCAGGCCGTCTTCAGTTTGTCAGTGCGAAGCTTACCCTCCAATCGCCCTTTTCTCGTTGTCGCCGGCATCCAGGAAGCGATTGAGCGTGTTGCAACGCTTACCTTTCCTCCTGAAGCGATTGCCTATCTTCAGACACTCCCGAATTTGCCGAGCGATTTCGTTCGACAACTTGAGCATTTCCGCTTCACCGGAGACATTTGGGCTGTCACAGAAGGCACCGTAGTTTTCCCCAACGAGCCTATTCTTGAGGTTCATGCTCCAATTGAGCAGGCGCAGCTTCTAGAAACACTTCTTCTCAACGCTATTCATTATCCAAGCCTTGTGGCAACGAAGGCCGCGCGATGTCGTCTGGTTGCGCCCAATAAGACGTTGATTGATTTTGGATTGCGGCGGACGCCAAGCATTGATGCTGGCCTCGCTGCGGCGCGTGCTGCCTATCTCGCCGGCTTCGCTGGGACGAGTAATGTGCTCGCTGGGCAACGTTATGGCATCCCTGTTTCTGGCACGGTTGCCCATTCGTTCATCGAGGCATTTCCTTCTGAGCTTGAAGCGTTCCGAGCCTTCGCTCAAACGTATCCGGGCAATCCCATTTTGTTAATTGATACCTACGACACCGTGCGTGGTGCTCAGCATGCCATCCTCGTTGCCCAGGAACTCCGAGCGCAAGGACGTCGGCTGGCTGCGGTTCGCCTCGATAGCGGTGATCTGCTTGCATTAAGCCGTCAGGTGCGGCGCATGCTCGATGAAGCGGGATTCCCTGATGTCCAAATCTTTGCAAGCGGTGGGCTTGATGAGTATGAGATCGCTGCGTTACTCAGCGCAGGTGCACCGATCGATGGATTCGGGGTTGGTTCTCGGCTTGGGACGAGCGCCGATGCGCCATTAGTCGATATGGCGTACAAGCTCGTTGAGTATGCGGGCCATCCAACCTTGAAGTTGAGCACTGGGAAGCAGTCGCTTGTTGGGCCGAAACAGGTCTGGCGGCAGATCGGTCCGGATGGACGCTATCAGCGAGATCGCGTTACCTTGCGTGAGGAACGGGCTCCTGGCCCCGATTGGCAACCGCTCTTGCACTGCGTAATGCGCGGTGGGGAGCCGATGCCATTTCCATCTCTCGATGAGCTCCGTACAGCCCATGCGACAGAAATGGCACGATTGCCAGATTCACTGCGCTCGCTCGATGCCTCCACGTCGCACTATCCCGTTGAATACAGCCCGTTACTCCAGGAGCGGCAGGCAGCGGCGATTGCGCACATACGTGCCCGAGAAGGTTTAGAAGTCGATGGAGGCCAAGCAGAATGA
- a CDS encoding TraR/DksA family transcriptional regulator — MTHDTNENQQWLARQRERLLERRAQLLHQVREQHEVAADQAESQADEGAALSTHPADAASDLAEAEISVTVGLTLQEELHEIDMALERLDNGSYGICIDCGKPISRERLEAIPWALRCIACQEQWEARREVHGAR; from the coding sequence ATGACTCACGATACGAACGAGAACCAGCAGTGGCTTGCGCGACAGCGAGAGCGACTTCTGGAGCGACGCGCTCAACTGCTCCATCAGGTACGAGAACAGCACGAGGTGGCAGCTGACCAGGCAGAAAGCCAAGCAGATGAAGGAGCAGCGCTCTCCACGCATCCAGCGGATGCCGCAAGTGATCTTGCCGAGGCAGAAATTAGTGTTACCGTCGGGTTGACTTTGCAGGAAGAGTTGCACGAGATCGATATGGCCCTCGAGCGCCTCGACAACGGTTCCTATGGTATCTGCATTGACTGTGGCAAACCGATTTCCCGAGAACGACTTGAGGCAATCCCATGGGCGTTGCGCTGCATTGCTTGTCAAGAGCAGTGGGAAGCGCGGCGCGAGGTTCACGGAGCACGCTGA
- a CDS encoding ABC1 kinase family protein — protein sequence MSVRQLLFPTDPRMRRRLRQIAAVISHHGLGLLAEQLGLSPLLGRRSTTRQRPLDVPTTAKHLRQALEELGPTFIKLGQLLSTREDLLPTPYITELALLRDRLPPIPTDQIVATIELSLGRPLTQLFAHFDPTPLASASLGQVHAARLPSQLPVAVKVQKPGIREQIEEDLKLLTTLARIAQRYAPLAAAYDLPALAEEFARAIRMELDYRHEGKNTETFGNFFRHSPDLVVPTVYWDYTTEQVLTLERIHGIPIDDIAALDTAGIDRHALAQRAARIVLTAILQHGFFHADPHPGNFAVLKDGRIVAYDFGLVGHLTPEMRDTLLDGLVGAVRGDLDLVIDALQRLGILHHSVDRGALRRDLAYLLDRYAGLPIGSYQIQHIIADAFTIMRRHHLVLPSELALLLKTIATHEAVARHIDPSFTPLPVAEPIVRQLLVERYRPEYWLPRIGTMVNDTIRLMRDFPRRLDRLLWQFEHADLEVTMHIAEYPRLVHDLRIMINRLIVALLITAGTVAFGLLVAATRPAWLSQALTWILITLGLFLLIAALALTHERRHRR from the coding sequence ATGTCAGTTCGTCAACTGCTTTTCCCAACTGATCCGCGGATGCGACGGCGCTTGCGCCAGATTGCGGCAGTCATCTCGCACCACGGTCTTGGCTTGCTTGCTGAGCAACTCGGCTTGAGCCCACTGCTTGGCCGCCGCAGTACGACACGACAGCGTCCACTCGACGTACCGACAACAGCAAAGCATCTGCGCCAAGCGCTTGAGGAGCTAGGGCCAACGTTCATTAAACTTGGCCAGCTCCTCTCGACTCGAGAAGATCTGCTGCCCACGCCTTATATTACGGAACTCGCGCTCCTTCGTGACCGACTCCCACCAATCCCAACCGACCAGATAGTGGCTACCATCGAGCTTTCACTTGGGCGACCGCTCACACAACTTTTCGCTCATTTTGATCCTACTCCACTAGCATCCGCCTCACTTGGGCAAGTCCATGCCGCCCGACTTCCCAGCCAATTACCCGTTGCAGTGAAAGTGCAAAAGCCTGGTATTCGCGAGCAGATCGAAGAAGACCTCAAGCTCCTTACGACACTTGCCCGCATTGCCCAACGGTATGCCCCGCTTGCTGCCGCATATGATCTTCCGGCATTGGCAGAAGAATTTGCGCGCGCAATTCGGATGGAGCTCGATTATCGCCATGAGGGGAAAAACACCGAAACCTTTGGCAATTTCTTTCGTCATTCACCCGATCTTGTCGTTCCAACTGTTTACTGGGATTACACCACCGAGCAAGTGCTTACGCTTGAGCGGATCCATGGTATTCCAATCGATGACATTGCTGCGTTGGACACAGCAGGAATCGATCGTCATGCACTTGCACAACGTGCTGCCCGCATTGTCTTAACTGCGATTTTGCAGCACGGCTTTTTCCATGCGGACCCGCATCCAGGCAACTTCGCGGTTTTGAAAGACGGCCGAATTGTCGCCTATGACTTTGGATTGGTCGGTCACCTTACACCGGAGATGCGCGATACGCTTCTTGATGGATTAGTAGGAGCAGTACGCGGTGATCTTGACCTGGTGATCGATGCGCTCCAGCGTTTAGGCATTCTGCACCATTCGGTTGATCGTGGAGCACTTCGGCGCGATCTTGCCTATTTGCTTGATCGCTATGCAGGACTCCCAATCGGAAGCTACCAGATTCAACACATTATCGCCGATGCGTTCACAATCATGCGTCGGCACCATCTCGTGCTACCGAGCGAGCTTGCCCTTCTGCTCAAGACAATTGCTACCCATGAGGCCGTCGCACGTCACATCGATCCGTCCTTTACTCCGTTGCCAGTCGCTGAGCCCATTGTGCGACAGCTCCTCGTTGAACGGTATCGGCCAGAATATTGGTTACCTCGCATTGGGACGATGGTCAATGACACAATCCGCCTCATGCGCGACTTCCCACGCCGTCTCGATCGCCTCCTGTGGCAATTCGAGCATGCAGATCTTGAAGTAACCATGCATATTGCAGAATACCCCAGGCTTGTCCATGATCTACGGATCATGATAAATCGACTGATCGTCGCACTCCTCATTACTGCTGGAACGGTTGCATTTGGCCTTCTCGTCGCCGCTACCCGACCAGCTTGGCTTTCCCAGGCATTAACCTGGATCCTGATTACGCTTGGCCTTTTCTTGCTCATCGCAGCGCTTGCTTTAACGCATGAACGGCGGCATCGTCGCTAA
- the htpX gene encoding zinc metalloprotease HtpX yields the protein MAYSMRRVARWSRDIGLTIRMFVVMGLLTLIYLAFFAFLASRGVSTISLLVLAAIMVGIQYFFSDKLALLAAGARVVDRQQAPELYAMVERLAAQADLPVPKVAVIDTPVPNAFATGRSPKAAVVAVTTGLLRTLEPEEVEAVLAHEMTHIRNRDVMVMTIASFFALVAQLITRWAFWGSLWGGDNRDRRDGGNVFLLIYLVSMIVYFVSTLLMLALSRYREFAADRGAALITGAPSRLISALLKISGVMQRVPQQDLREVAAMNAFFIVPAIRGEDIAELFATHPSLEKRIARLQALARELEGV from the coding sequence ATGGCCTACAGCATGCGTCGAGTTGCTCGATGGAGCCGTGATATTGGCTTAACGATTCGGATGTTCGTAGTCATGGGCTTGCTTACCCTGATCTATCTTGCCTTCTTCGCCTTCCTTGCCTCTCGCGGGGTAAGCACGATCAGCTTGCTAGTGCTCGCAGCGATCATGGTTGGGATCCAGTATTTCTTCTCAGATAAGTTAGCTTTGCTCGCCGCGGGGGCGCGGGTCGTTGATCGGCAGCAGGCACCAGAGTTGTACGCGATGGTTGAGCGCCTAGCAGCCCAGGCCGATTTGCCCGTTCCGAAGGTTGCGGTCATCGATACACCAGTGCCCAATGCCTTCGCCACAGGCCGAAGTCCGAAAGCTGCCGTGGTCGCCGTAACAACTGGTCTGCTTCGGACGCTTGAACCTGAGGAAGTCGAAGCGGTACTAGCTCACGAGATGACCCATATCCGGAATCGTGATGTTATGGTGATGACGATCGCAAGTTTCTTTGCCCTCGTTGCGCAACTGATCACGCGCTGGGCATTCTGGGGAAGCCTCTGGGGCGGTGATAACCGCGATCGCCGTGATGGTGGCAACGTTTTTCTCCTGATTTACCTGGTCTCGATGATTGTGTACTTTGTGAGTACGCTCCTCATGCTGGCGCTTTCTCGCTATCGGGAATTTGCAGCGGATCGTGGAGCGGCTTTGATTACCGGTGCGCCATCGCGGCTTATTTCGGCACTGCTGAAGATTAGTGGCGTCATGCAGCGGGTACCCCAGCAAGACTTGCGTGAAGTTGCGGCGATGAACGCTTTCTTCATTGTTCCGGCGATTCGCGGGGAAGATATTGCCGAGTTATTCGCAACCCATCCATCGCTTGAGAAGCGCATCGCACGGCTCCAAGCGCTGGCTCGCGAGCTGGAGGGTGTGTGA
- the pspAB gene encoding PspA-associated protein PspAB — MKRLLDIILGRTQPPPARADNLLAIASAAVTMQAQLGLTPSDQAGLVFRPVESPYFDRAEKEVEELLAVSAKETGSAYRTFRDQYGYRWVVLQDPQFEDLVSIVQMAATTFIEQGFGEQLLAAVFRFTTSEGKPFYWLYQFKRGAFSPFAPIPGSNQRRDHALELRFANAMGRELPVEKALEYWYPLWDIPF; from the coding sequence GTGAAGCGGCTGCTCGATATCATTCTCGGCCGAACGCAGCCTCCGCCAGCACGGGCTGATAACCTGCTGGCAATTGCCTCCGCTGCGGTAACAATGCAGGCCCAGCTTGGTCTCACCCCAAGTGACCAGGCTGGGCTTGTTTTTCGTCCAGTTGAGTCGCCGTACTTTGACCGAGCAGAAAAGGAAGTCGAGGAATTGCTCGCAGTCAGTGCCAAGGAGACCGGGAGCGCGTACCGCACGTTCCGTGATCAATATGGATATCGCTGGGTTGTTCTTCAGGACCCGCAGTTTGAGGATCTTGTAAGCATCGTCCAGATGGCGGCGACAACATTTATTGAGCAGGGGTTCGGCGAGCAGCTACTTGCCGCAGTTTTTCGCTTTACAACCTCAGAGGGCAAGCCCTTCTATTGGCTGTATCAATTTAAGCGAGGAGCATTTTCTCCGTTTGCACCGATTCCCGGCAGTAATCAACGTCGTGACCACGCCCTGGAACTGCGTTTTGCCAACGCAATGGGACGAGAGTTGCCAGTCGAAAAAGCGCTTGAGTATTGGTATCCCCTTTGGGATATTCCCTTTTAG
- the pspAA gene encoding PspA-associated protein PspAA, which yields MIIRIATEGQFRLDDAMLSQLNAMDNHLVQLIQTGDEGQFRTALNQLLDFVRQHGQPVSPEEILESDLILPPPDISLEEARELFKDEGLIPG from the coding sequence ATGATTATTCGGATTGCAACTGAAGGACAGTTTCGGCTTGATGACGCAATGCTTAGCCAGCTGAACGCAATGGACAATCACCTTGTCCAACTGATCCAGACAGGAGATGAAGGGCAGTTTCGTACAGCACTAAACCAGTTGCTTGATTTTGTGAGGCAACATGGGCAACCAGTGTCGCCAGAGGAAATCCTGGAGTCCGACCTTATCCTGCCACCACCCGATATTTCCCTCGAAGAAGCACGGGAGTTGTTCAAGGACGAAGGACTGATTCCAGGATAA
- a CDS encoding PspA/IM30 family protein codes for MSLFSRMTTVIKAKLSHLLDRAEDPRETLDYAYERQLQLLQQVRRGIVDVTTSKRRLEIQRGQLQQKVDQLTEQAKQALAVGREDLARMALERKALAQQQITALDQQIATLEQEQAKLEQAEMRLRTKVEAFRTRKEVIKAQYSSAEAQVRINEAVTGISEEMADVGLALERAERKTEELQARAGAIDELLASGALEDVTVGSGQDDISRELSRVTVSQSIDAELAALRRELGQPEQPKPLGEGKQAQ; via the coding sequence ATGAGCTTGTTTTCACGTATGACAACGGTCATCAAAGCGAAACTGAGCCATCTGCTCGATCGTGCCGAGGACCCACGCGAAACGCTTGATTACGCTTATGAGCGGCAGTTACAACTTCTCCAACAGGTTCGTCGTGGCATTGTTGATGTGACGACCTCGAAGCGTCGATTAGAAATTCAACGTGGTCAATTACAACAGAAAGTCGATCAACTTACCGAACAAGCCAAGCAAGCCCTGGCCGTTGGCCGGGAAGATCTTGCTCGCATGGCATTGGAGCGGAAAGCGCTGGCGCAGCAGCAGATTACTGCTCTCGATCAGCAAATCGCTACACTTGAGCAAGAGCAGGCAAAACTGGAACAAGCCGAGATGCGGTTACGCACAAAGGTCGAAGCCTTCCGCACGCGCAAGGAGGTCATTAAGGCGCAATACTCCTCTGCTGAAGCACAAGTACGAATTAACGAGGCGGTGACAGGCATCTCCGAAGAAATGGCAGACGTTGGCCTCGCACTTGAGCGGGCTGAGCGCAAGACAGAAGAACTCCAGGCTCGAGCTGGCGCTATTGATGAGTTGCTCGCTTCAGGCGCACTTGAAGACGTAACCGTCGGCAGCGGCCAGGATGACATCAGCCGTGAGCTTTCACGTGTTACCGTAAGCCAGTCAATCGATGCGGAACTTGCCGCCCTGCGCCGCGAACTCGGACAACCTGAGCAACCCAAACCGCTTGGAGAAGGGAAGCAAGCACAATGA
- a CDS encoding SDH family Clp fold serine proteinase, with translation MDIVGFLFWILLLFSIVAPAVQRRWLEAQRYRLIHAIERKRGSRVITLIHRQEAISFLGIPLARYIDIDDAEEVLRAIRLTPDDLPIDLIVHTPGGLVLAAEQIANALIRHQGKVTVFVPHYAMSGGTLIALAADEIVMDENAVLGPVDPQLGQYPAASILKVLEQKPPAEIDDQTLILADMSAKALRQVRETVFQILTANGMAAEQAAKLAEELTCGQWTHDYPITVEEARKLGLPVQTGIPEEVYALMDLYPQAAQRRPSVQYIPLPYQPPERGRRTAPSRGERG, from the coding sequence ATGGATATCGTTGGATTTCTTTTCTGGATTCTTTTGCTCTTCTCGATTGTTGCGCCAGCGGTGCAGCGGCGTTGGCTTGAAGCCCAGCGCTACCGGCTGATCCACGCTATCGAACGAAAGCGTGGTAGTCGCGTTATCACCTTAATCCACCGCCAAGAGGCAATTTCATTTCTCGGTATTCCACTCGCCCGCTACATCGATATCGACGATGCGGAGGAAGTCCTCCGCGCAATTCGCCTTACCCCAGATGACCTTCCAATTGACTTGATTGTCCACACTCCTGGTGGACTTGTCCTGGCAGCTGAGCAGATCGCCAATGCACTCATCCGCCATCAGGGAAAAGTGACAGTATTCGTTCCGCACTATGCCATGTCGGGTGGTACGCTGATTGCCTTGGCTGCGGATGAAATCGTCATGGACGAAAATGCGGTGCTTGGTCCTGTCGATCCGCAACTTGGGCAATATCCTGCAGCCTCGATTCTGAAGGTGCTCGAGCAAAAGCCTCCAGCGGAGATCGATGATCAGACGCTGATTCTTGCTGACATGAGTGCAAAGGCGCTTCGCCAAGTACGTGAGACCGTCTTCCAAATCTTAACGGCGAATGGCATGGCTGCTGAACAGGCCGCAAAGCTCGCCGAGGAACTTACGTGCGGGCAATGGACACACGACTATCCGATTACGGTTGAAGAAGCGCGTAAGCTTGGTCTTCCTGTACAAACCGGCATTCCTGAAGAAGTATACGCCCTGATGGACCTTTATCCGCAGGCCGCTCAGCGACGCCCTTCCGTTCAATACATTCCGCTCCCATATCAGCCACCTGAACGGGGTCGCCGTACCGCTCCATCGCGCGGAGAACGAGGCTAA
- a CDS encoding Zn-dependent alcohol dehydrogenase gives MRARAAMLMEPGKPLEVDEIEIDPPQHGEVLVRVAAAGVCHSDLHYILGELPLVTPAVLGHEGAGRVEAVGPGVSDLQPGDPVLFIFRAFCGQCYYCRIGRPALCDYGTPIRTSGRMFDGKTRFHLNGRDIHHFLNVSCFAEYTVVPRQALLKLPADIPLDRAALVGCAVTTGVGAVLRATRVQPGESVLVLGCGGVGLNVVQGAALVGAWPIIAADINPQKLAWAQELGATHLVNTRERSLLEAVGELTDGRGVDYAFEVIGHPETIQQAYAATRKGGTTVIVGLAPAGSQLSLDLLPFFREERTLKATLYGSVDLPRDIPLFLELYRAGRLKLDELISQRFSLDEINLAFQALREGAVKRGVIAFS, from the coding sequence ATGCGTGCACGAGCAGCAATGCTTATGGAGCCAGGCAAGCCGCTGGAAGTCGATGAGATCGAAATTGATCCACCCCAGCACGGGGAAGTACTCGTCCGCGTGGCAGCCGCTGGCGTCTGCCACAGTGATCTGCACTACATTCTTGGTGAACTCCCACTTGTCACTCCGGCAGTGCTTGGGCATGAAGGCGCTGGCCGAGTAGAAGCTGTCGGCCCAGGGGTTTCTGACCTACAACCGGGAGATCCCGTACTCTTCATTTTTCGCGCGTTCTGCGGCCAGTGTTACTATTGCCGAATTGGCCGTCCTGCACTCTGTGATTATGGTACGCCGATTCGGACAAGTGGCAGGATGTTTGATGGGAAAACGCGCTTCCACCTCAACGGGCGAGATATTCACCACTTTCTCAATGTTTCCTGCTTTGCGGAGTACACTGTTGTGCCTCGCCAGGCCCTTCTGAAGCTCCCAGCCGATATTCCGCTCGACCGAGCAGCACTTGTCGGCTGCGCAGTCACTACTGGGGTTGGAGCTGTCCTGCGCGCTACGCGGGTTCAGCCGGGGGAAAGCGTCCTCGTGCTTGGCTGTGGTGGGGTAGGACTGAATGTCGTCCAGGGAGCAGCACTTGTCGGCGCCTGGCCCATCATCGCAGCGGATATTAACCCCCAGAAGCTCGCGTGGGCACAGGAACTCGGTGCAACGCACCTCGTTAACACGCGCGAGCGCAGTCTACTTGAAGCCGTCGGTGAGCTGACTGATGGACGCGGTGTCGACTACGCATTTGAAGTCATCGGGCATCCTGAGACTATCCAGCAAGCATATGCAGCGACACGTAAAGGCGGAACGACCGTGATTGTGGGATTAGCACCAGCAGGGTCACAGCTGTCACTCGATCTCCTACCCTTCTTCCGTGAAGAACGAACGCTGAAAGCCACACTCTATGGTTCGGTTGACCTTCCTCGCGATATTCCACTCTTTCTCGAGCTTTACCGGGCCGGTCGCCTTAAGCTTGACGAATTGATTAGTCAGCGCTTCAGCCTTGACGAGATCAATCTTGCATTTCAAGCGCTGCGAGAAGGAGCAGTTAAGCGCGGGGTTATTGCCTTTTCCTAA
- a CDS encoding CaiB/BaiF CoA transferase family protein produces the protein MGAETRAALTGIRVLELGTFIAGPFATHILADLGADVIKVEPPGKGDPLREWGFGARDGDSLWFAVQSRNKRSIVIDLKRPEGQALIHKLLPACDIVVENFQPGTLERWNLGWEVLQQINPRVILVRISGFGQTGPYRLRPGFGNIAESMGGIRYITGYPDRPPVRVGMSLADHVAALYAVIGALAALQARTVTGRGQVVDVALTESMFSFLQDALPQYVAHGRVQERVGNALQFAAPSNIYQTRDGHWVAISGNADSIFRRLMHAIGRDDLAVDPELQSNPGRVAREAELDEAIETWTRQHTLEEVSATLEAAEVPYGPVYSIREIVNDPQYQAREMIVMVPHPRFGQVAMPGIVPRLSETPGSIRWPGPALGQDTDAVLRELAGLDEEALAQLRDAGVIQ, from the coding sequence ATGGGAGCAGAGACCAGGGCAGCCTTAACGGGGATTCGTGTGCTTGAACTCGGCACATTTATTGCTGGGCCATTTGCCACCCACATCTTGGCTGACCTTGGGGCGGATGTCATTAAAGTTGAGCCTCCAGGCAAAGGAGACCCTCTGCGTGAATGGGGATTTGGGGCGCGCGATGGGGATTCGTTGTGGTTTGCCGTTCAATCACGCAATAAGCGTTCCATTGTGATTGATTTGAAACGCCCTGAAGGTCAAGCTCTAATTCATAAATTGCTCCCGGCCTGTGATATCGTTGTCGAAAACTTTCAACCTGGTACGCTCGAGCGATGGAATCTAGGTTGGGAAGTGTTACAGCAGATCAATCCCCGTGTGATCCTCGTGCGTATTTCCGGCTTTGGCCAGACGGGTCCTTATCGGTTGCGACCGGGCTTCGGTAACATTGCCGAATCGATGGGGGGTATTCGCTATATTACTGGCTATCCTGATCGTCCACCGGTCCGCGTCGGGATGAGTTTAGCTGACCATGTCGCTGCACTCTATGCCGTCATTGGTGCTCTGGCAGCGCTTCAAGCACGCACGGTGACTGGGCGTGGTCAAGTGGTGGACGTTGCCTTAACAGAGAGTATGTTTAGCTTCCTTCAGGATGCTCTGCCACAGTATGTCGCCCATGGGCGTGTGCAAGAGCGTGTTGGGAATGCCTTGCAGTTTGCTGCGCCGTCAAATATCTATCAGACACGTGATGGGCACTGGGTTGCCATTAGTGGCAATGCCGACAGTATTTTCCGCCGGCTGATGCATGCCATTGGCCGCGATGATCTTGCGGTGGATCCTGAGTTGCAATCAAATCCGGGACGAGTCGCTCGTGAGGCGGAACTCGATGAGGCAATTGAAACTTGGACGCGACAGCATACACTTGAGGAAGTTTCTGCAACGCTGGAAGCAGCCGAAGTGCCCTATGGCCCAGTCTATAGCATCCGCGAGATCGTCAATGATCCACAATATCAAGCTCGGGAGATGATTGTGATGGTCCCGCATCCGCGCTTCGGGCAGGTTGCTATGCCCGGCATCGTGCCGCGACTTTCCGAAACGCCGGGTTCAATTCGGTGGCCTGGACCGGCTCTTGGGCAAGATACGGATGCTGTCTTACGCGAACTTGCTGGGCTTGATGAGGAAGCACTGGCACAACTTCGGGATGCTGGGGTGATACAGTGA
- a CDS encoding ABC transporter ATP-binding protein, with product MKHYGNETAAPPAIELEEVTRWFATPRGRYVAVADITFTVPRGQFVALVGPSGCGKSTILSMVAGLISPSRGVVRIDGQPLVGINHRAAFMFQQDALLPWKTVLDNVAFGPMLRGVPKREARDMARTWLARVGLRGFEDRYPHQLSGGMRKRVSIAQDLVNDPQILLMDEPFNGLDAQTRTMIENEVLQLWSGSNKTVLFVTHDLEEAIAMSDRVILLTAGPARIKGDYPVMLERPRNVQEVRFQPAFAALYEKIWDDLKSEVLTSYLRQQAVSG from the coding sequence GTGAAGCACTATGGTAACGAAACGGCGGCACCTCCGGCGATTGAGCTTGAAGAGGTAACGCGCTGGTTTGCGACGCCACGCGGACGGTATGTGGCAGTGGCGGATATTACATTTACTGTTCCGCGTGGACAATTTGTCGCCTTGGTGGGACCGAGTGGTTGTGGGAAGTCAACGATTCTTTCGATGGTCGCTGGGCTCATCAGTCCGAGTCGAGGCGTCGTGCGTATTGATGGGCAACCACTGGTTGGGATCAACCATCGAGCTGCCTTCATGTTTCAACAGGATGCGCTCCTGCCCTGGAAAACAGTACTTGATAACGTTGCCTTTGGTCCAATGCTTCGTGGTGTACCAAAACGTGAAGCGAGGGACATGGCCCGGACCTGGCTTGCGCGCGTTGGCCTGCGCGGCTTCGAAGATCGCTATCCCCATCAACTCTCGGGTGGCATGCGGAAGCGCGTTTCGATTGCGCAAGACCTGGTGAATGATCCCCAGATTCTGCTGATGGACGAACCGTTCAATGGGCTCGATGCACAGACACGGACAATGATTGAAAACGAAGTCCTGCAGCTCTGGTCTGGATCGAATAAAACTGTCCTCTTTGTTACGCATGATCTTGAAGAAGCAATCGCGATGTCCGATCGTGTCATTCTCCTAACAGCGGGACCGGCTCGTATTAAAGGTGATTATCCAGTCATGCTTGAACGACCGCGAAATGTTCAGGAAGTGCGCTTTCAGCCCGCGTTTGCCGCGTTATATGAGAAGATCTGGGACGACTTGAAGAGTGAGGTTCTTACGAGCTATCTGCGGCAACAGGCAGTGAGTGGCTAG